In one Bacillus thuringiensis genomic region, the following are encoded:
- a CDS encoding lipoate--protein ligase family protein — MGKEKWCYINSGQCSPAFNMALDECLLNWQSDKKMPPTIRFYEWEVPTLTVGYFQRVEKDINMDVVNEKKYGFVRRQTGGRGVLHDKELTYSVIVSEDHPNMPKTVTEAYRVISQGLLDGFKALGLEAYYAVPKTEADRENLKNPRSGVCFDAPSWYEIVVEGRKIAGSAQTRQKGVILQHGSIPLEIDLDELYDLFLFPNERVKERMKSMFSSKAVAINELTDRTFTIEQLIKAFEVGFEEGLDIELVPYELTEEQLHEVQTLAKEKYESNEWNYKK; from the coding sequence ATGGGAAAAGAAAAATGGTGTTATATTAACTCTGGTCAATGTTCACCGGCATTTAATATGGCGTTAGATGAATGTTTGTTAAATTGGCAAAGTGACAAGAAAATGCCACCAACAATTCGTTTTTATGAATGGGAAGTACCAACATTAACAGTTGGATATTTTCAACGTGTTGAAAAAGATATTAATATGGATGTAGTTAACGAAAAGAAATATGGATTCGTTCGTCGTCAAACAGGCGGCAGGGGGGTACTACATGACAAAGAGTTAACGTATAGTGTTATTGTGTCTGAAGATCATCCGAACATGCCGAAAACAGTTACAGAAGCGTATCGTGTTATTTCGCAAGGTTTATTAGATGGTTTTAAGGCATTAGGGTTAGAAGCCTATTATGCAGTTCCAAAAACAGAAGCAGATCGTGAAAATTTAAAAAATCCACGTTCAGGCGTATGTTTTGATGCACCATCTTGGTATGAAATTGTAGTGGAAGGACGAAAAATTGCTGGTAGTGCTCAAACACGTCAAAAAGGTGTTATTTTACAGCATGGATCGATTCCATTAGAAATTGATTTAGATGAACTATATGATCTATTTTTATTCCCAAATGAACGTGTGAAGGAACGTATGAAGAGTATGTTCTCTTCTAAAGCAGTAGCAATTAATGAATTAACAGACCGTACATTTACGATAGAACAGTTAATTAAAGCGTTTGAAGTTGGCTTTGAAGAAGGATTAGATATAGAACTTGTTCCATATGAATTAACAGAAGAACAGTTACATGAAGTTCAAACGTTAGCGAAAGAAAAGTATGAAAGTAATGAGTGGAACTATAAAAAATAA